Within Desulfurobacterium thermolithotrophum DSM 11699, the genomic segment AGTTTTATCCTTTAATTGGCAAGGAGATTTGACATTGAACTTATCTACTCTCTCAATAATTCCCATTTCCTTAAGAACCGAGGCATGCTGTGAAAGAAGAGGCTGAGGAACACCAAGTAATGCTCTTATTTCCTTAGGTTTTTTAGGACCATCAGCAAGAGCTACTATTATTCCTATTCTTATAGGATTTGATAGAATTTCAAAACGCTTAGCATATTCGGTATATTTCTTATAATGTTTTCCACACTTGTTATCCATGCAAATCTCCTCCCGTTTGGCAGACGATATTTTAACATTTAAAGACAGGAGAAGGAATGCTAAAAAGGATCAAAGAAGATATAAAAGTAGTCTTTGAAAGAGATCCTGCTGCAAGGAGTATAGTAGAAGTACTTTTATGCTATCCTGGTCTTCATGCTGTTTGGCTTCATAGAATCGCTCATTGGCTATGGAATCATAATTTAAGGCTACTAGCAAGGCTAGTTTCTCACTTTTCTAGATGGTTAACAGGAATAGAAATACATCCAGGAGCAAAAATAGGAAGAAGATTTTTCATTGATCACGGAATGGGAGTAGTAATAGGAGAAACGACAGAAATAGGAGATGACGTTACAATTTATCATCAAGTTACGCTTGGAGGAACCAGCACTAAAAAAGGGAAAAGACACCCAACTATAGGAAACAACGTAGTTATCGGTGCAGGAGCAAAAGTACTTGGTCCTGTTAAAATAGGTGATAACTGTAAGATAGGAGCAAATTCAGTTGTAGTTAAAGACGTTCCTCCAAATTCAACTGTTGTAGGAATTCCAGGCAAAGTAATAAGGAGAAATGGAATTAAACCCACAAAAATTGATCTTGAACATGGAAAACTTCCAGATCCAGTTACAGAATCTCTTAAACAAATGCTTGATATTATTCATGATTTAGAATTGGAAGTAAAATCTTTAAGGAAAGAACTGAAAGGATGATACGGGCAATATTGGGGATTTTTTTTCTCTTTATACCTTTTTTCTCTTTAGCTTCTTCTCTTCCGTGGGAAGGTAAACGTGTTTATACAATCCAAGTTGGTTCGTTTATAGACAAGGAAAAAGCAGAAGAAAGAGTAAAAAAAGTAGAAAATCTACCTTATGCCAGAATTAGCTATAGAAATGGTAGATATAAAGTTAGAGTAGGTTTCTTTAAAAGCAGTAAAGAGGCAGAAGCTTTTATTAGGAAATTTAATTTAAGAGAAAAAATTAAGGATTTTTATATTACAAGAATTAGATTTTCATCTAAAGGAGTAAATTTCCTTTCTAAAGGGGCATCTCAAACTGTTACTAATCATAAAACTTTTTCAAAAAAAGGAGAAATTAAAAATAATAGTTTAAAAGAAAAAAAACACTCTAAAGAAAATAAAAGTACAAAAATTGCTGTAGCTAATGTCTCTACTGAAACTAAAGTAGTAGAAACTAAAAAAGAAAAAGATTTAACAACGGAAAAAGACAATTTTGAAAAAAATAAGTCAGTCTTCGAAAAAGAAGATTTCACAGAATCTAAAGTGAAACTTTCTGAAATTACAGCAAAGGACATAAAAGATGGAAAAAAAGATAGGAAAAACTTCTTCGTTAAGTTATTCCTTATAGCTTTTTTGTTAATTTTGATTATTTTCTTTATTCTGAGTAAATTAGCAACTAAATTAATGTACAAAAAAGAAAAAAATAACAGTATTAATTTTCAATTACTTATCTCTAAACTCTTAAAGGAAGAAAACTATGAAAAAATAATAGATGTAGCGGTGCCTTACTTGATTAAAAATCCTCATGATACTTTTGTAAAAAAAGCTGTTGCCGAAAGTTTTGAAAAGATAGGAAGATATTTAGAGGCTGCTGCTATTTATTCTGAATTGTCTAAAGATTTAGAAGAGAAAGAACTCAAAGTTCTAGCTCAAGAATTTGAGAGAAAATCAGAAGAAGTTTTAAAAAAAGAGTTTAAAGGGAGGAAATAATCCTCCCTACTAATATACTTATTTTAACTCTTTCTTTTGTGTCTTTAAGAAAGGCATCATCTCACGGAGCTCTTTACCTACCTTTTCAATAGGATGTTCAGCTTCCATTTTTCTATAAGCATTAAGAACAGGATAATTAGCTTGAGCTTCAAGGACAAATTCTCTTGCAAATTCGCCTGTTTGTATTTCTCTAAGTATCTTCTTCATATTTTCCTTCACTCTTTCATCAATGACTCTCGGACCTCTTGTGTAATCCCCATATTCAGCAGTATCAGAGATGGAATATCTCATTCCAGCAAGCCCGTGTTGATACATAAGGTCAACAATAAGTTTTAGTTCATGAAGACATTCAAAGTAGGCAACCTCTGGCTGGTAACCGGCTTCAACAAGTGTTTCAAATCCAGCTTTAACAAGAGCAGCTGCACCACCACAAAGAACTGCCTGTTCTCCAAAAAGGTCTGTTTCTGTTTCTTCTTTAAATGTTGTTTCTATTACTCCTGCTCTTGTTGCTCCAATTCCTTTTGCATATGCAAGAGCGATCTCTTTAGCTTTTCCTGTTGCATCTTTATAAACTGCTACAAGTGCAGGAACTCCAGCACCTTCAAGATATGTCCATCTAACAAGATGTCCTGGTCCTTTTGGAGCTACCATGAAAACATCAACATCTTCTGGTGGAACAATTTGGTTAAAGTGAATGTTAAATCCATGAGCAAAAGCAAGAGCCATTCCAGCTTTAAGATTTGGTTTAACGGCCTCTTCATAAACTTTCTTTTGGACAGGATCTGGAAGAAGGAACATTACAACATCAGCTTTTTTAGTAGCCTCATCAGGTGGGAGAACTTCAAAGCCATCAGCTTTTGCTTTTTCAGCAGATTTACCAGGTCTTAAACCGATAACAACATTTACTCCACTATCTCTTAAGTTAAGAGCGTGAGCATGTCCTTGACTTCCGTAACCTAAAATGGCTACTGTTTTGTCTTTAAGGTACTCTAGGCTTGCATCTTCATCGTAGTAGACTTTTGCCATCTTTACCTCCACTTTATATTCAAGTTTTCACTTTTCGTCAAAAGTGTCTCCTTGCAGAGCTCTTACCATAGCCACTCTACCTGTTCTTGCCATTTCTCTAATTCCAAGAGGTTTTATAAGTTCTAAAAATGCATCTATCTGTTCCTCATCTCCAGTTAACTCGACAGTGTAAGTATCCTGAGATAAGTCAACTATTTGAGCTCCAAAAATATCTACAAGTCTCTTTACTTCTTCTTTCTTCTCATTAGAGTCAACGTTTATTCTTACTATCAAGAGCTCTCTATCTAACTTCTTTTTATCTGTTAAATCTCTTACTTTAAAAACATCTATTATTCTTCGAAGTTGCTTAACTATCTGTTCAATAGTGTGTTCATCTCCTTTTGCAACCATGGTTATTCTAGATATAGTCGGGTCTTCTGTACGACCGACATTTAGACTTTCTATATTGTAACCTCTTGAGCTAAAGAGCTCAATTATTCTTGCAAGAGCTCCAGGCTGATTTTCCACCAAAACGCTTATCACATGTTTTCTGTGAAGTGGCCTTTCCATAACTGCCTCTCAGATTGCCTTTTTAATTTTCTTTTTACCATACTTTGGAAGTATCATCTCGTGGAGAACTCCTCCTGGAGGAACCATTGGAAATACATCTTCTTCTCTATCAACAACAAAATCTATTACGACAGGTCTATTGTTAATTGTCATTGCTTCCTTTAAAGCTTTCTCCACATCCTCGGGTTTTTCTACCCTAATTCCAACTCCACCCATTGCTTCAACAAGTTTCACAAAGTCTGGCTGAACATCAAGGTGAACCTGAGAATAGTTTTTATCATAAAAGATTCCCTGCCACTGCCGGACCATTCCTAAAAATCCATTGTTTATTATGGCAACCTTTATTGGAATGCTGTACTGAACGGCAGTAACTATCTCCTGCATGTTCATCTGAAAGCTTCCATCGCCTGAGATACAAAATACAGTTTTATCAGGTCTTCCTACTTTTGCTCCAACTGCAGCAGGAACACCAAATCCCATTGTTCCAAGTCCACCAGAAGTTACAAGCTGTCTTGGAAATCTGAACTTATAGTACTGAGCAACCCACATTTGATGCTGTCCGACATCTGTAGTGATTATTGCATCTCCTTTGGTAACTTCACATAGTTTCTCTATTACAAATTGAGGTTTTATAACCCTATCGCTTGGTTCGTAGTAAAGAGGATATCTCTCAGCCCAACTTTTTACTTTCATTAACCACTTTTCACGGGAAAGTAAAAACTCTTTATTTTTAGAAACTTGTTTTTCAACTTCAGGAAGGAGCTCCTCCATAACAAGCTTAGCATCACCAACAATAGGAATGTCCACAGGCTTGTTCTTTCCTATCTCTGCACTATCAACATCTATATGAATAACTTTTGCATTTGGAGCAAACTCTGAAAGCTTTCCAGTAACCCTATCGTCAAATCTTGCCCCAATAGCTATAAGAAGATCACAATCGGTTACTGCCATATTTGCTGCATACGTTCCATGCATTCCAAGCATTCCAAAGAAGTAAGGGTGATTTCCTGGAACGGCAGTAAGTCCCATCAAGGTTGCAACCATTGGAATATTTGCAACTTCGGCCATTTTCACAACTAACTCAGAAGCTCCCGAAGAAACAACTCCTCCTCCTATGTAAAGGACAGGCCTTTCTGCCGAGGCTATTGCCTTAGCTGCTCTCTTTATCTGTCCTGGATGACCTTTCAAAACGGGTTTATAACTTCTTATTTGCACTGGAGATTTATACTCTTCTTCAAAGAAATCTGTAAGTTCTCTTGTTACATCCTTTGGAAGATCAACTAAAACAACTCCTGGACGCCCAGTCCTTGCTATATGAAATGCCTTCTTGATTGTATCTGCTAAATCCCTAACGTCTTTTACAAGGAAGTTATGCTTAGTGATTGGTCTTGTGATTCCAACCGTATCTACTTCTTGAAAAGCGTCGTTCCCTATCATATAAGTAGGAACATTTCCAGTAAAGGCAACAATAGGAACAGAGTCAATCTGAGCCGTTGCAAGACCTGTAACAAGGTTTGTAGCTCCTGGCCCAGAAGTGGCAAAACAGACTCCTACTTTTCCTGTTACTCTTGCATAACCATCAGCAGCATGAGCGGCTCCTTGCTCATGTCTTGTCAGATAGTGTTTAAGAGAAGAAAAAGGTAGTCTATCGTAAATATCAAGAACAGCTCCACCTGGATATCCAAATATCTCTTCTACTCCTTCAAGTCTTAAGGCTTCAAGAAGAATCTCTGCACCTGAAAGTTTCATTAGTGCCTCCTTACAGCTTGTAAGTGAAAATAATAGCACAATTGCTCTAACCTATATATATTTTTCTCAAAAACTTTTGGAGGAATTTGTTTGAAGATAAAGAGACTTTCTTTTGTACCTCCTTATGAAGCTTTTAAATTTTTAGTGAAAAGGGGTTATCCTATTAAGTTATTCTTAGATTCAGCATCTGTAAATAGTAAAACAGGCAGATATTCAGTAATTGCAATTGGAATAAAGGAAGAACTAAGTATAAAGAACGATTTAGAAGGTTTTAATAAGCTAAGGGAGTTTCATAGAAACCTTTCAAAAAAGTTTATAGTTGATTTTCTTCCTTTCGGAATATATGGATACATATCCTATGATGCAAATAGATATATAGAGAATATAGAAAGTAAACAACTAGATGATATTGGTCTTCCTGATATTTATTTTTTCTTACCAGAAATTACAATGATATTTGATAACCTAAAAGGGGAATTTTGGGTTATTTCGTTTTCTGAAATACCGAAGATTTCAACAGAACCACTAATTTTTGGAGAATTTTCTGCTTCTATTATTGGATTTAATATGACAAAAAAATATTTTTTTGAATCTGTTGAAAAAATTAAAAATTACATTTCTAAGGGTGATACGTTTCAAGTTAACTTTTCTCAGAGAATAGATATTTCTTTTAAAGGAGACTACGTAGCTCTTTATGATAGATTAAGAAAAATTAATCCATCTCCTTTTTCATTTTTCTTTGATTTTGGGGAATATAAAGCTGTTTCCTGTTCTCCTGAAAGGTTAATAAAAAGAGAAGGAAAAAGAGTTGAAACAAGACCTATCGCAGGAACAAGAAGAAGAGGTAGCAACAAAATTGAGGATCAAACCTTAGAACAAGAACTCTTTCTTTCAGAAAAGGAAAGAGCTGAGCATATTATGCTTGTTGATCTTGAAAGAAATGATTTAGGTAGAGTTTGTAAATATGGAACTGTTGAAGTTGATGAACTCATGGTAAAGGAGAAGTATTCTCACGTTATGCACATCGTTTCAAATGTTAAAGGAATAATTAAGGAAGGAATGGACAGTATAGATCTCATAAAGGCAGTTTTTCCAGGTGGAACAATTACTGGAGCTCCAAAGGTAAGAACAATGGAAATAATAGCCGAACTTGAACCAACAAGACGTTCTCTTTACACAGGTTCTGTTGGTTATATAGGATTTAACGATACAATGGATTTAAACATAGTTATTAGAACTCTTCTTTTTAGAGGAAAAATTGGATTCTTACAAGTAGGAGCTGGAATAGTTTGGGATTCAGAACCAGAAAAAGAATACGAAGAGACCCTTCACAAAGGAAAGGCCCTTCTAAAGAGCTTAAAAATAGTATAGTTATTCTTCCTTTTCTTCTTCCTTCTTTGGAGTTTCTAACATCTGAGCCAATTCAGAGATAGTAGTGTTTTCTAATTTTTCTTCAATAATTAATCTTATAAGTTTGTTCATTTTTTGCTCATTATTTCCTGCAATTCCGTAAAGAATGAAATAAAGTTTTTTTGGAAGTGAAAGCTTTACGGTTTTATGAGCTCTTTTTCCAGGTTTTCTTCCACGTGCCATTTTCCCCTCCAAAATTTCATAAATTCTATTAATAGATTTTATCACAAAAATTTAAGGATTAACTTATTCTCCTTCCTAAGATGTCGTGCATGTGAATAATTCCTACGATTTTTTTATCGTTTTTAACAACAGGAAGAACAGTAATTTTGTACTTTTCCATAAGCTCTATTGCTTTTTCAGCAAAAACTTCTCCTGAAATTGTTTTTGGATTTTTAGTCATTAATTCACAAGCTTTCATATTAAAATCAATTTGTTTTTCAAAAGCCCTTCTTAAGTCTCCGTCAGTGATTATTCCAATAAGTCTTCCATTTTTTGCAACTAATGTAGCTCCAAGTTTTTTTGACGATATTTCATAAATGATTTCTTTTAAAGAAGTTTCAGGAGAAACTATTGGAACGGAATCCCCTTTTCTCATAATATCCTTAACCTTAGCTAATCTTATTCCTAACTTTCCACCAGGATGAAATCTTGCAAAATCTTCGCTTTTAAACTTTTTTAGTTTCATTAGTGCTACCGAAATAGCATCACCTAAAGCTAAAGTTGTAGTTGTTGAAGTTGTAGGTGCTAGGCCAAGTGGACAGGCTTCTTTTTTAACATGAAGAAGAAGTGTTACATCTGAAAGTTTTGCAAGAGACGATTCAGGATTATTTGTTATTGCAATTATAGGAATTCCAAAACTTTTTATTATTGGAATAATATTTAAAAGTTCAGCAGTTTCTCCACTATTTGAAATAGCTATAACAGTATCATCTCCTTTAATCATGCCAAGATCACCATGAGCAGCATCGGCTGGATGAAGAAAAAATGCAGGAGTTCCTGTGCTTGAAAGGGTAGCTGCTATTTTCTTACAGATTAATCCTGATTTGCCAATTCCAGTAAGAACAACTCTACCTTTAGTCTTATAGAGTATGTCAATTGCTTTTTCAAAATTTTCATCAAGATGCTCTGCTAAATTTTTCAAAGCTTTTGCTTCTTGAAGAATTGTCTCTTTTCCTATGTTTAGAGTTTTCAATCTTAAGCCTCCGAAGAACATTATCTTTATAGCGATCTTCATAAAAAGGATTTTTAAGCCACTCCCTTGGAAAATTGGATATCCAGCGGTTTAAATTCACTATTCTCTTTTGGTTGGTTGGATGATCCATAAAGAGCTCTGTAACTCCAGAGGGTTTAAACTTCATAAGAGAATCAAGAATCTTTATAGTTTCAACAGAAGCAACTGGATTCCAGCCAGCTTTTCCTGTATAGTAAGCTCCCATAGCATCAGCCTCTAACTCTTCCTTTCTCGTATAACCATTTACCACTAAGGAATAAAGAACTTTAATAACTTCCTTTTCTGCCGGACCTAAATTTTTACCACCAAGAGTTAAAGAAAGGAGAAAATTAATTCCGTAAATTAACTGAAGTCTTCTTATTGCATGTCTTCCAACTACATGTCCTGTTTCATGTGCAAGAACAAAAGCAAGCTGTGCTTCATTCTTTAGAGCTTTTAATAAACCTGTATATACATATATCCATCCACCAGGAAGAGCAAAGGCATTTAATTCATCTGATTCAATAACTTTATACTTATAGGTAATATCACGTCTACCACAAACAGCTGCTATTTTTTTTCCAATAGAAGCAACATATTCATTTATAACAGGATCTTTACATAGTTTCTCTCTTTTTTCTATTTCTTTAGCTAACTGTCTTCCTAAGGCAACTTCTTGAGATGTAGGAATAAAAATTAAAGAAGTTTCTCCAAAAGGAGAAGTTCTAACTACTCCACATCCGGTTACAAGAAAAATCAGTACCACCAGACAAAT encodes:
- a CDS encoding ArsR/SmtB family transcription factor, producing the protein MDNKCGKHYKKYTEYAKRFEILSNPIRIGIIVALADGPKKPKEIRALLGVPQPLLSQHASVLKEMGIIERVDKFNVKSPCQLKDKTILDILKAAGIKV
- the cysE gene encoding serine O-acetyltransferase is translated as MLKRIKEDIKVVFERDPAARSIVEVLLCYPGLHAVWLHRIAHWLWNHNLRLLARLVSHFSRWLTGIEIHPGAKIGRRFFIDHGMGVVIGETTEIGDDVTIYHQVTLGGTSTKKGKRHPTIGNNVVIGAGAKVLGPVKIGDNCKIGANSVVVKDVPPNSTVVGIPGKVIRRNGIKPTKIDLEHGKLPDPVTESLKQMLDIIHDLELEVKSLRKELKG
- a CDS encoding SPOR domain-containing protein, whose amino-acid sequence is MGIFFLFIPFFSLASSLPWEGKRVYTIQVGSFIDKEKAEERVKKVENLPYARISYRNGRYKVRVGFFKSSKEAEAFIRKFNLREKIKDFYITRIRFSSKGVNFLSKGASQTVTNHKTFSKKGEIKNNSLKEKKHSKENKSTKIAVANVSTETKVVETKKEKDLTTEKDNFEKNKSVFEKEDFTESKVKLSEITAKDIKDGKKDRKNFFVKLFLIAFLLILIIFFILSKLATKLMYKKEKNNSINFQLLISKLLKEENYEKIIDVAVPYLIKNPHDTFVKKAVAESFEKIGRYLEAAAIYSELSKDLEEKELKVLAQEFERKSEEVLKKEFKGRK
- the ilvC gene encoding ketol-acid reductoisomerase — translated: MAKVYYDEDASLEYLKDKTVAILGYGSQGHAHALNLRDSGVNVVIGLRPGKSAEKAKADGFEVLPPDEATKKADVVMFLLPDPVQKKVYEEAVKPNLKAGMALAFAHGFNIHFNQIVPPEDVDVFMVAPKGPGHLVRWTYLEGAGVPALVAVYKDATGKAKEIALAYAKGIGATRAGVIETTFKEETETDLFGEQAVLCGGAAALVKAGFETLVEAGYQPEVAYFECLHELKLIVDLMYQHGLAGMRYSISDTAEYGDYTRGPRVIDERVKENMKKILREIQTGEFAREFVLEAQANYPVLNAYRKMEAEHPIEKVGKELREMMPFLKTQKKELK
- the ilvN gene encoding acetolactate synthase small subunit, with amino-acid sequence MERPLHRKHVISVLVENQPGALARIIELFSSRGYNIESLNVGRTEDPTISRITMVAKGDEHTIEQIVKQLRRIIDVFKVRDLTDKKKLDRELLIVRINVDSNEKKEEVKRLVDIFGAQIVDLSQDTYTVELTGDEEQIDAFLELIKPLGIREMARTGRVAMVRALQGDTFDEK
- the ilvB gene encoding biosynthetic-type acetolactate synthase large subunit, which encodes MKLSGAEILLEALRLEGVEEIFGYPGGAVLDIYDRLPFSSLKHYLTRHEQGAAHAADGYARVTGKVGVCFATSGPGATNLVTGLATAQIDSVPIVAFTGNVPTYMIGNDAFQEVDTVGITRPITKHNFLVKDVRDLADTIKKAFHIARTGRPGVVLVDLPKDVTRELTDFFEEEYKSPVQIRSYKPVLKGHPGQIKRAAKAIASAERPVLYIGGGVVSSGASELVVKMAEVANIPMVATLMGLTAVPGNHPYFFGMLGMHGTYAANMAVTDCDLLIAIGARFDDRVTGKLSEFAPNAKVIHIDVDSAEIGKNKPVDIPIVGDAKLVMEELLPEVEKQVSKNKEFLLSREKWLMKVKSWAERYPLYYEPSDRVIKPQFVIEKLCEVTKGDAIITTDVGQHQMWVAQYYKFRFPRQLVTSGGLGTMGFGVPAAVGAKVGRPDKTVFCISGDGSFQMNMQEIVTAVQYSIPIKVAIINNGFLGMVRQWQGIFYDKNYSQVHLDVQPDFVKLVEAMGGVGIRVEKPEDVEKALKEAMTINNRPVVIDFVVDREEDVFPMVPPGGVLHEMILPKYGKKKIKKAI
- a CDS encoding anthranilate synthase component I family protein — protein: MKIKRLSFVPPYEAFKFLVKRGYPIKLFLDSASVNSKTGRYSVIAIGIKEELSIKNDLEGFNKLREFHRNLSKKFIVDFLPFGIYGYISYDANRYIENIESKQLDDIGLPDIYFFLPEITMIFDNLKGEFWVISFSEIPKISTEPLIFGEFSASIIGFNMTKKYFFESVEKIKNYISKGDTFQVNFSQRIDISFKGDYVALYDRLRKINPSPFSFFFDFGEYKAVSCSPERLIKREGKRVETRPIAGTRRRGSNKIEDQTLEQELFLSEKERAEHIMLVDLERNDLGRVCKYGTVEVDELMVKEKYSHVMHIVSNVKGIIKEGMDSIDLIKAVFPGGTITGAPKVRTMEIIAELEPTRRSLYTGSVGYIGFNDTMDLNIVIRTLLFRGKIGFLQVGAGIVWDSEPEKEYEETLHKGKALLKSLKIV
- a CDS encoding KpsF/GutQ family sugar-phosphate isomerase, with amino-acid sequence MKTLNIGKETILQEAKALKNLAEHLDENFEKAIDILYKTKGRVVLTGIGKSGLICKKIAATLSSTGTPAFFLHPADAAHGDLGMIKGDDTVIAISNSGETAELLNIIPIIKSFGIPIIAITNNPESSLAKLSDVTLLLHVKKEACPLGLAPTTSTTTTLALGDAISVALMKLKKFKSEDFARFHPGGKLGIRLAKVKDIMRKGDSVPIVSPETSLKEIIYEISSKKLGATLVAKNGRLIGIITDGDLRRAFEKQIDFNMKACELMTKNPKTISGEVFAEKAIELMEKYKITVLPVVKNDKKIVGIIHMHDILGRRIS
- a CDS encoding M48 family metallopeptidase, with the translated sequence MKIRYAFICLVVLIFLVTGCGVVRTSPFGETSLIFIPTSQEVALGRQLAKEIEKREKLCKDPVINEYVASIGKKIAAVCGRRDITYKYKVIESDELNAFALPGGWIYVYTGLLKALKNEAQLAFVLAHETGHVVGRHAIRRLQLIYGINFLLSLTLGGKNLGPAEKEVIKVLYSLVVNGYTRKEELEADAMGAYYTGKAGWNPVASVETIKILDSLMKFKPSGVTELFMDHPTNQKRIVNLNRWISNFPREWLKNPFYEDRYKDNVLRRLKIENSKHRKRDNSSRSKSFEKFSRAS